Proteins encoded in a region of the Brevefilum fermentans genome:
- a CDS encoding M16 family metallopeptidase, with protein MIIKNTIFDDHIHALPNPENTTRVQLPNGITLLTRPNFNSPTLSIKGYLNGGSLFDPEDKLGLSYLTAFGLMTGTANHDFQSLYNQIESIGASLRFSSSTLRTSFSAHCLSEDLDLILSLLADCLRSPSFPEKEFNRQKNQMLTALAIRAQDTGAMANLLFDQIVYCGHPYQHPEEGYTETVQAIQRDDLPDFYQRIYGPKDMALAIVGAVEPQLAADAVQQYFGDWENPSQNPLPIIESIEPLANPTEKRLNIPGKYQADIVMGCLAPDRHSPDFHALRLGNNILGEFGMMGRLGQRVREVAGLAYYVGSSLSISLGPGAWEIIAGVNPENIDQTIALITDEVVNFVSHPVTEQELSDSKSFFLGRMPLMLDSNSDVAASLINIERFNLGLDYFLRYPQLVQEITREDIFEASRRYLDPERLAIAVAGP; from the coding sequence TTGATCATAAAAAATACCATATTCGACGATCATATCCATGCCCTGCCCAACCCAGAGAATACCACACGTGTGCAGCTACCCAACGGGATAACCCTGCTTACACGGCCCAATTTCAACAGTCCTACCCTATCGATCAAAGGTTATTTAAATGGAGGCTCACTATTTGATCCTGAAGACAAGCTCGGATTAAGCTACCTGACCGCCTTTGGATTAATGACCGGAACAGCCAACCATGATTTTCAGAGCCTGTATAACCAGATTGAATCCATTGGCGCCAGCTTGAGGTTTTCATCCAGCACATTAAGAACTTCATTCAGCGCACACTGCCTGAGTGAAGATCTTGACCTGATCCTGAGTTTGCTCGCGGATTGCCTTCGCTCCCCCAGTTTTCCTGAAAAAGAATTTAACCGCCAAAAAAACCAGATGCTCACAGCTTTGGCGATTCGCGCCCAAGATACCGGAGCAATGGCCAACTTGCTCTTTGATCAAATCGTATACTGCGGTCATCCCTATCAACACCCTGAAGAGGGGTACACTGAAACTGTACAGGCAATCCAGCGTGACGATCTGCCTGATTTTTACCAGCGGATTTACGGCCCGAAAGATATGGCGCTGGCCATTGTGGGCGCCGTTGAGCCACAACTTGCAGCAGATGCCGTCCAGCAATACTTTGGTGATTGGGAAAATCCCAGCCAGAATCCCTTGCCGATCATAGAGAGCATAGAACCCCTGGCAAATCCCACTGAAAAAAGGCTCAACATCCCCGGAAAGTACCAGGCGGACATCGTCATGGGTTGTCTGGCGCCGGATAGGCATTCGCCAGACTTCCACGCCCTGCGTCTTGGCAACAACATCCTCGGCGAGTTCGGTATGATGGGGCGTCTGGGTCAGCGTGTGCGCGAAGTGGCTGGCCTGGCTTACTATGTCGGTTCATCCCTGAGCATCAGCCTGGGACCGGGCGCCTGGGAGATCATCGCCGGGGTCAACCCCGAAAACATCGATCAGACCATCGCATTAATCACTGACGAAGTGGTCAATTTCGTCTCACACCCTGTGACTGAGCAAGAGCTTTCGGATAGTAAATCCTTTTTCCTTGGGCGAATGCCATTAATGCTGGATTCCAACAGCGATGTTGCTGCTTCGCTTATAAATATCGAGCGCTTCAACCTTGGTCTTGATTATTTCCTCCGTTATCCACAGCTTGTCCAGGAAATCACCCGCGAAGATATCTTTGAAGCCAGCCGCAGGTACCTTGACCCGGAGCGTTTAGCCATCGCAGTGGCAGGTCCATAG
- a CDS encoding dipeptidase, translating to MTLIIDAHEDLAWNMVNLGRDYTRSAFEIRQDEENSPIPAYNGNTLLGWPQYQQANLTIIFGTLFCTPRRRDNGKYKIQVYETPQEAHQCYRQNLDAYFELAEQHPQKFQLLFSQVDVNAHLERWQAHQAEEQTPPPPVGIVILMEGADGIQTPEEVEQWFDWGVRLIGPAWAGTRYCGGTLEPGPLTKAGYSLLDHMADRGLILDISHMDHLSARQALDHYAGQVIASHANAESLISGITVNRHLKEETILQLIEREGVMGLVPLISFLDWNWRDHGGRQAIGLEKYIAQIDHVCQLAGNARHVAIGTDFDGGFGVEAVPHEIDTIADLPKLIPLLEEKGYNQSDIDCIMHGNWLRILTNNLPTS from the coding sequence ATGACTCTGATCATTGATGCGCACGAAGATTTAGCCTGGAACATGGTCAATTTAGGCCGTGACTATACGCGGTCAGCTTTTGAAATCCGACAGGACGAAGAAAATTCGCCCATTCCCGCGTATAACGGCAACACGTTGCTGGGTTGGCCGCAGTATCAACAAGCCAACCTGACCATCATATTCGGTACGCTCTTTTGCACCCCGCGCCGACGTGATAATGGGAAATACAAAATCCAGGTCTACGAAACCCCGCAGGAAGCCCATCAGTGTTACCGCCAAAACCTGGATGCGTATTTTGAACTGGCAGAGCAGCATCCACAGAAATTTCAGCTCTTATTCAGCCAGGTTGACGTGAACGCGCATCTTGAAAGATGGCAAGCTCACCAGGCGGAAGAACAAACACCTCCTCCACCCGTTGGTATCGTCATTTTGATGGAGGGCGCCGATGGGATTCAGACACCAGAAGAGGTTGAACAATGGTTTGATTGGGGCGTGCGGCTCATTGGACCTGCCTGGGCAGGAACCCGTTATTGTGGCGGCACTCTTGAACCCGGTCCACTAACCAAAGCGGGCTATTCGCTTCTCGACCATATGGCGGATCGGGGTTTGATTTTAGATATCAGCCATATGGACCATTTATCAGCCCGGCAAGCCTTAGACCACTATGCCGGACAGGTCATCGCATCCCACGCCAACGCTGAATCTCTGATCAGCGGCATCACGGTCAACCGTCACCTGAAAGAAGAAACCATCCTTCAATTGATTGAACGCGAGGGCGTCATGGGGCTTGTGCCGTTAATTTCTTTCCTGGATTGGAACTGGCGGGATCATGGTGGTCGCCAGGCAATCGGTTTAGAGAAATACATCGCTCAAATTGATCATGTATGCCAGCTTGCCGGCAATGCCCGGCATGTCGCCATTGGCACCGATTTTGACGGCGGATTTGGTGTGGAAGCCGTGCCCCACGAAATCGACACGATTGCAGATCTGCCCAAACTAATCCCGCTGTTGGAGGAAAAAGGTTACAATCAAAGCGATATTGATTGTATTATGCACGGAAATTGGCTCAGAATATTAACAAACAACCTGCCGACCTCATGA
- a CDS encoding DNA-methyltransferase: MENKIIFGDNLQVLKTISDESVDLIYIDPPFNTGKQQARQQITVEIDADGDRVGFGGNRYQSRVVGEKAYRDQFDDYLGFLKPRLLEAYRVLSETGSLYFHIDYREVHYCKILLDEIFGRESFINEIIWAYDFGGRSKTRWPAKHDNILFYAKDPKRYTFNYEAVERIPYMAPGLVGKEKAARGKFPTDTWWHTIVGTNSKEKTGYPTQKPVGVLRRIITASSNPGDLVLDFFAGSGTVGEVCLALERRFLLVDNNPQAIAVMQARFREHQSIEWVGIDPQTVL; the protein is encoded by the coding sequence ATGGAGAATAAAATCATCTTCGGAGATAATTTACAAGTACTTAAGACCATTTCTGATGAGTCGGTAGACTTGATTTACATTGACCCTCCCTTCAACACTGGCAAGCAACAAGCGCGTCAACAGATCACGGTGGAAATAGACGCTGATGGCGACCGGGTGGGCTTTGGCGGTAACCGCTATCAAAGCCGTGTGGTTGGCGAAAAAGCCTACCGGGATCAATTTGACGATTACCTGGGCTTCCTCAAGCCGCGTTTGCTGGAGGCATACCGAGTGCTTTCCGAAACAGGCAGCCTGTATTTCCATATCGACTACCGAGAAGTGCACTACTGTAAAATTTTGCTGGATGAAATCTTTGGCCGTGAGTCTTTTATTAACGAGATCATCTGGGCTTATGATTTTGGGGGGCGTTCGAAAACCCGCTGGCCAGCCAAACACGATAACATCCTGTTTTATGCAAAGGACCCCAAACGATACACATTTAATTATGAAGCGGTCGAACGCATCCCCTATATGGCGCCGGGGTTGGTTGGAAAAGAAAAAGCAGCCCGCGGCAAGTTCCCCACGGATACCTGGTGGCACACGATTGTAGGCACCAACAGCAAGGAGAAAACCGGTTACCCGACCCAAAAGCCGGTGGGTGTTTTACGCAGGATAATTACAGCTTCATCTAACCCGGGCGACCTTGTGCTGGATTTTTTTGCTGGCAGCGGAACTGTCGGCGAGGTCTGTCTTGCGCTGGAGCGTCGTTTCCTTTTGGTGGACAACAACCCCCAGGCAATCGCGGTGATGCAGGCGCGTTTTCGCGAACACCAATCGATTGAATGGGTGGGGATTGATCCTCAAACGGTGTTATAG
- the acpS gene encoding holo-ACP synthase, with translation MILHSGIDIIEIARLDQINPAIRARFIKRVYTANEIAQANDRTDTLTGIFAAKEAVSKALGTGIGRVHWQDIEVLHLPTGQPVVHLHGQAKIVAEQLGIHTWSVSISHDRDKAVALAVAASS, from the coding sequence TTGATTTTGCACAGCGGCATTGACATCATTGAAATAGCCCGATTGGATCAGATCAACCCTGCCATTCGTGCACGGTTCATCAAGCGCGTTTACACAGCCAATGAAATCGCCCAGGCTAACGACCGCACGGATACGCTAACAGGCATTTTTGCAGCCAAGGAAGCGGTCTCAAAAGCGTTGGGCACCGGCATCGGGCGAGTCCACTGGCAGGATATTGAAGTTCTTCACCTTCCCACAGGTCAGCCCGTGGTTCATTTGCATGGGCAGGCAAAAATTGTCGCTGAGCAATTGGGCATTCATACCTGGTCGGTCAGCATCAGCCATGATCGAGATAAAGCCGTCGCCCTGGCAGTGGCTGCCAGCAGTTAA
- a CDS encoding PadR family transcriptional regulator, translating into MSKETDQSEQTQNLVLELRRGVIVLAVLSQLHEEQYGYSLMKRLEDQHMQIDQGTLYPLLRRLEEQNLLESSWRVEESRPRRYYQLNRFGEKVLKEMSAEWSRIKTTIDNILSDQKEAKNAND; encoded by the coding sequence ATGAGTAAAGAAACGGATCAATCTGAACAAACACAAAACCTGGTCTTAGAGCTCCGGCGCGGGGTGATCGTCCTGGCGGTCCTCAGCCAACTGCATGAGGAGCAGTACGGGTATTCACTGATGAAACGGCTTGAAGATCAGCACATGCAAATAGACCAGGGCACGCTCTATCCCTTGCTCCGCCGCCTCGAAGAACAAAACCTGCTGGAAAGTTCCTGGCGAGTGGAGGAATCTCGCCCACGACGCTATTATCAATTGAACCGTTTTGGCGAAAAAGTCCTCAAGGAAATGAGTGCAGAATGGTCACGCATCAAGACCACAATCGACAACATTTTATCAGATCAAAAGGAGGCAAAAAATGCAAATGATTAA
- a CDS encoding 30S ribosomal protein S1 has translation MNQNDDNQKTGDEETQEAPENKMEALLAQEGLTIDFPKKGEIRKGTIASVSEGQVLVSVGAKSEGILTGKELDAIDEETRQAFKVGDEIDVYVITPEDANGNLILSFTRALEEENWKIAEDYLESEKSFTSIIEGYNKGGLLVPLGSIRGFVPASQIGLARRLSITGSSLEERYGSMVNDVIEVCVIEVDRERRRLILSERAASSETRDTIKERVIEDLKEGEVRTGRVTSLADFGAFVNISGADGLVHLSEISWEHINHPNEILEVGQEIKVKVISVDPDRKRIGLSIRRLQDDPWEKQIKALTEGQLVEGRITRLTNFGAFARLVFDGVEGDLEGLIHISEISEERIEHPKELLKEDDVLTLRIIKIDDDTHRIGLSMRRVDSPAYSELDWKIAKTEFDMDELKYHDQEEDFDAEAGEEETPEVVAEIQDEVSVEDVVEEKAEPEDEVEVAAEPEDEVEEAAEPADEAEQEPPAAEETEENSSEE, from the coding sequence ATGAACCAAAATGACGATAATCAAAAGACGGGGGATGAGGAAACTCAGGAAGCGCCTGAGAACAAGATGGAAGCCTTATTGGCACAAGAAGGACTGACAATCGACTTTCCAAAAAAAGGTGAAATTCGCAAGGGAACGATCGCCAGTGTCAGCGAAGGCCAGGTACTTGTTAGTGTTGGCGCTAAATCTGAGGGTATTCTTACCGGCAAAGAATTAGATGCCATCGATGAAGAAACTCGCCAGGCTTTTAAAGTCGGCGATGAGATTGATGTTTACGTCATCACGCCGGAAGACGCCAACGGTAATCTAATTCTCTCATTCACCCGCGCCCTGGAAGAAGAAAATTGGAAAATCGCAGAAGATTATTTAGAATCTGAAAAGTCATTCACATCAATAATCGAAGGCTACAACAAAGGTGGTCTCCTGGTTCCCCTGGGTTCGATCCGCGGCTTTGTACCTGCTTCTCAAATTGGGTTGGCACGCCGATTGTCCATCACCGGCAGTTCTCTCGAAGAGCGTTACGGCAGTATGGTCAACGATGTGATCGAAGTCTGTGTCATTGAAGTCGACCGTGAACGCCGCCGTCTGATCCTCTCAGAACGTGCTGCCAGCAGTGAAACCCGCGATACCATCAAGGAACGCGTGATTGAAGACTTGAAGGAAGGTGAAGTTCGCACCGGGCGCGTAACCAGCCTGGCGGATTTCGGCGCTTTTGTGAATATCAGCGGCGCTGATGGACTGGTTCACCTTTCCGAGATTTCCTGGGAGCATATCAACCATCCCAACGAGATTTTAGAGGTCGGACAGGAGATTAAAGTCAAGGTGATTAGCGTTGATCCTGATCGCAAACGGATTGGCCTCTCTATCCGGCGCCTTCAGGATGACCCCTGGGAGAAACAAATTAAAGCCTTGACTGAAGGACAGCTGGTCGAAGGTCGAATCACCCGCCTGACCAATTTTGGCGCCTTTGCCCGCCTGGTTTTCGATGGCGTTGAAGGTGACCTGGAAGGTTTGATCCATATTTCCGAAATCAGCGAGGAACGTATTGAACACCCGAAAGAACTGCTCAAAGAAGACGATGTCCTCACCTTACGAATCATCAAAATCGATGATGATACCCACCGCATCGGCTTGAGTATGCGCCGGGTTGATTCACCGGCTTATTCGGAACTTGACTGGAAAATTGCCAAAACTGAGTTTGACATGGATGAACTCAAGTATCATGACCAAGAAGAAGATTTCGATGCCGAAGCTGGTGAAGAAGAAACCCCCGAGGTAGTGGCAGAAATTCAAGACGAGGTCTCTGTCGAGGATGTGGTAGAAGAAAAAGCTGAACCCGAGGATGAGGTTGAAGTAGCTGCAGAACCTGAGGATGAGGTTGAAGAGGCTGCAGAACCTGCGGATGAAGCTGAACAAGAACCTCCCGCCGCTGAGGAAACTGAAGAAAACAGCTCCGAAGAATAA
- a CDS encoding nucleoside phosphorylase, with amino-acid sequence MIYENIPLLNFDPTREAIIEPGKIIQPRDVPDHCVICFFAEVIDWVKENHNPREVWRTSSEIGPHPLYEIDFQGQRLAFYHPGVGAPLAAGLFEEMIAVGCRKFIACGGCGVLDPEIAVGHLLLPVAAIRDEGTSYHYLAPSREVEADPRGVEALESVLKRHGLAYFRTKTWTTDGIYRETPAKAARYLEEGCLTVEMEAAAFFAVAKFRKVKFGQLLYGGDAVIEEGWDGRDWHRRKDIRRNLFWLAAEAVLEL; translated from the coding sequence ATGATATACGAAAATATTCCCCTGCTTAACTTTGATCCTACCCGGGAAGCGATTATTGAACCAGGAAAGATAATCCAACCCAGGGATGTACCCGATCATTGCGTAATTTGCTTCTTTGCCGAAGTGATTGATTGGGTGAAGGAAAATCACAACCCACGAGAGGTCTGGCGTACAAGCTCGGAAATCGGACCGCATCCCTTGTATGAAATCGATTTCCAGGGTCAGCGTTTGGCTTTTTATCACCCGGGCGTTGGTGCGCCTTTAGCAGCGGGTTTGTTCGAGGAGATGATCGCAGTGGGCTGCCGCAAATTTATTGCTTGCGGCGGCTGCGGTGTATTGGATCCGGAGATTGCGGTAGGTCACTTGCTTTTACCCGTCGCTGCGATCCGCGATGAGGGCACCTCTTACCATTACCTGGCTCCATCTCGAGAGGTTGAGGCAGACCCGCGCGGGGTGGAGGCGCTGGAATCCGTCCTCAAGCGACATGGACTGGCTTATTTCCGCACAAAGACCTGGACAACGGATGGAATTTATCGTGAAACTCCTGCAAAAGCTGCCCGCTACCTGGAAGAAGGCTGTCTGACGGTTGAGATGGAAGCCGCCGCCTTTTTTGCGGTGGCAAAATTCAGGAAGGTAAAATTTGGGCAGTTGCTGTACGGCGGTGACGCGGTCATTGAGGAAGGCTGGGATGGGCGTGACTGGCATAGGCGTAAAGATATTCGCAGAAATTTGTTCTGGCTGGCGGCGGAAGCGGTGCTCGAACTGTAA
- a CDS encoding M16 family metallopeptidase, whose amino-acid sequence MTNAAQLITLDNGLKVHLKEIHTAPIISTWIWYRVGSRNESPGITGISHWVEHMQFKGTQDYPAGILDREISRVGGDWNALTHMDWTTYFEILPSHLYNLSLKLEADRMVNSQFLPVEVERERTVIISEREGNENQPRFLLAEAVQNAAFSQHPYKYEVIGVKEDLYSISREDLYQHYRRYYQPTNAVLSIAGDFNTHSLLQNIKEIFGDIPSGDSVRLILPPEPAIGHEKQVHITGPGETSYLQIAYRAPSAQNPDFFALTVLDSLLTGPSSLNMFGSGGTSNKTSRLYRALVEGEITVSCQGALHATIDPYLYSINLTLHPDRTPEEVLFAVDQEIKRVLDSPISKTEIDRAIKQARALFAFSSENISNQAFWLGYSEMFASYDWFENYVNHLSNVTPERVLQIAQTYLEPDNRVVGIYIPEGG is encoded by the coding sequence ATGACAAATGCTGCGCAATTAATCACCTTAGATAACGGGCTTAAAGTTCACCTGAAAGAAATCCACACAGCCCCCATCATCAGTACCTGGATCTGGTATCGCGTTGGCTCACGTAATGAGTCCCCTGGGATCACGGGGATCTCTCATTGGGTAGAGCATATGCAATTCAAGGGCACCCAGGACTATCCCGCCGGCATCCTCGACCGTGAGATCTCCCGTGTCGGCGGTGATTGGAATGCGCTCACCCACATGGATTGGACCACCTATTTTGAGATCCTGCCCTCTCACCTTTATAACCTCAGCCTCAAGCTGGAAGCTGACCGTATGGTCAACAGCCAATTCCTTCCTGTGGAAGTCGAGCGGGAACGCACTGTGATCATCTCCGAACGAGAAGGAAACGAAAATCAGCCCCGGTTCCTGCTGGCTGAGGCAGTACAAAACGCTGCCTTTTCACAACACCCTTACAAATACGAGGTGATTGGGGTTAAAGAAGATTTGTATTCGATTTCTCGCGAGGATCTCTATCAGCATTATCGTCGTTATTATCAACCCACCAATGCGGTCCTGTCGATTGCAGGCGATTTTAATACCCATTCGTTACTGCAAAATATCAAAGAAATTTTTGGCGACATTCCCTCCGGCGATTCCGTCAGGCTGATCCTCCCACCCGAACCGGCCATTGGGCATGAAAAACAGGTGCACATCACCGGGCCGGGCGAAACCAGCTATCTCCAGATTGCCTATCGCGCGCCAAGTGCACAAAACCCGGATTTCTTTGCCCTGACTGTGCTCGACAGCCTGCTCACCGGTCCCAGCAGCCTGAATATGTTTGGCTCTGGTGGAACGAGCAATAAAACCAGCCGGCTTTATCGTGCCCTGGTTGAAGGCGAAATCACCGTATCGTGCCAGGGCGCCTTGCATGCGACCATCGACCCCTATCTCTATTCGATCAACCTGACCCTGCACCCAGATCGCACGCCAGAGGAAGTGCTTTTTGCTGTTGACCAGGAAATCAAACGCGTTCTCGATTCCCCAATCAGTAAAACTGAAATCGATCGGGCGATCAAACAAGCCAGGGCCTTATTTGCCTTCAGCAGCGAAAATATCTCTAACCAGGCTTTTTGGCTTGGTTATTCGGAAATGTTCGCCAGTTATGATTGGTTCGAGAACTATGTTAATCATCTTTCTAACGTCACCCCGGAAAGAGTTCTCCAAATTGCCCAAACCTACCTGGAACCCGACAATCGCGTGGTCGGCATCTATATCCCGGAAGGCGGATAA
- a CDS encoding HAAS signaling domain-containing protein, producing MQMINLYLAEIEKHLPARNREDVLKEIQSTLMDMIEDRNSDSEQPPNDDLIISVLQEYGKPRQVAQKYIKYTSLIGPRMYPTYLQVLKIVLAVLAGINLIGIIITIATFSGTSLGLFETIAQVIGGLFNSLFLGFGIVSLVFAIIERTLPADLKIKIGKEWTSEDLLSQKDHHTIKIAEIALEIIFTLAFVVLINFFLDRIGIYYLGETGWMVSPILNQNFNRYIPLLTVANLLSIVLNLFLIRKGRWNKATTVAKLVINVFTIGISIAILTGPNILTLDPSAWNALDIDISKTAAELTGLMNMGMRILIGLSIFGLVLESIKRLVADFFNKDRARSLINAK from the coding sequence ATGCAAATGATTAATTTATATTTGGCAGAAATTGAAAAACATTTACCCGCGCGCAACCGGGAAGATGTCCTTAAAGAAATTCAATCCACTTTGATGGATATGATCGAGGATCGCAACTCGGATTCGGAACAACCACCCAATGACGATCTGATCATATCCGTGCTTCAGGAGTACGGCAAACCTCGCCAAGTTGCCCAGAAATACATCAAATACACCTCCTTAATTGGACCGAGGATGTATCCCACCTACCTGCAGGTTCTAAAAATCGTTTTAGCCGTTCTCGCTGGCATCAATCTGATTGGGATCATCATCACGATTGCAACCTTTTCAGGCACCAGCCTGGGTCTTTTTGAGACGATCGCTCAGGTCATTGGTGGACTTTTCAACAGCCTGTTTTTAGGGTTTGGCATCGTTAGCCTGGTTTTTGCGATCATCGAACGAACTTTACCGGCAGATTTGAAAATCAAGATTGGAAAGGAGTGGACCTCTGAGGATTTACTCAGCCAGAAAGACCATCACACAATCAAAATTGCTGAAATTGCCCTGGAAATCATCTTTACGCTGGCTTTTGTCGTGCTGATCAATTTCTTCCTCGATCGAATTGGCATTTATTATCTCGGTGAAACCGGATGGATGGTCTCGCCTATTCTCAATCAGAATTTCAATCGCTACATCCCCTTGCTCACCGTAGCCAATCTCTTGAGCATTGTTCTGAATCTCTTCCTGATTCGCAAGGGTCGCTGGAACAAAGCCACGACGGTTGCCAAATTGGTGATCAATGTCTTCACGATTGGAATCAGCATCGCCATCCTGACCGGACCGAATATTCTCACGCTTGATCCTTCAGCATGGAATGCCCTGGACATTGACATTTCGAAAACCGCCGCAGAGCTCACAGGTCTTATGAATATGGGGATGCGGATCCTGATCGGGCTTTCTATCTTTGGGCTTGTACTGGAATCTATCAAACGCCTGGTCGCTGATTTCTTCAATAAAGACCGCGCCCGCTCATTGATCAACGCAAAATAA
- a CDS encoding metallophosphoesterase family protein has product MNLLAVSDIESPLIYSQNISKRFQEIDIVISCGDLSYHYLEYIISSLDIPLYFVRGNHAREIEYGSGGTRHAPWGGIDLHKKVIRRKDSGLILSGIQGCIRYNLGDYQYTQQEMWLLVMKLVPSLLMNKIRFGRYLDIFVSHAPPWGIHDEKDRAHHGAKAFLWLIKVFQPTFHLHGHIHVYSPSTITETIFGNTTVHNAFGFRTLTFDFPPKTSS; this is encoded by the coding sequence ATGAATTTATTAGCCGTCAGCGATATTGAAAGCCCCCTGATTTATAGCCAAAATATCTCTAAGCGTTTTCAAGAGATTGATATCGTCATCAGTTGTGGGGACCTGTCCTATCATTACCTGGAATACATCATCAGTTCTCTGGATATCCCCCTCTATTTTGTGCGTGGCAATCATGCCAGGGAGATTGAGTATGGAAGTGGAGGCACACGTCATGCGCCATGGGGCGGAATCGACCTGCACAAAAAAGTGATCAGGAGAAAAGATTCCGGGTTAATTCTTTCAGGAATCCAGGGATGTATCCGCTATAACCTGGGCGATTATCAATACACTCAACAGGAGATGTGGTTGTTGGTCATGAAATTGGTTCCGAGCTTGCTCATGAACAAAATCCGCTTCGGGCGCTACCTGGACATTTTTGTGTCCCACGCTCCCCCCTGGGGCATCCATGATGAAAAAGATCGGGCACACCATGGGGCTAAAGCCTTTCTCTGGCTGATCAAAGTCTTTCAGCCCACATTTCATTTGCATGGGCACATCCATGTTTATTCGCCCAGCACAATAACAGAGACCATTTTCGGTAACACCACGGTTCACAATGCATTTGGTTTTCGCACGTTAACCTTTGATTTCCCACCAAAAACTTCATCCTGA
- a CDS encoding alkaline phosphatase family protein — translation MPDLTAQILPRIIDHRFQGLPHGDNLVMPNYEGLSLVNLPATVTRLLGVPEFSGPSLNTEILKHIDGPYQKVILLLVDAMGYDLFKHAIRPEPGLIWERYFDRGVFSPITSICPSTTASALTTLWTGVGSAAHGIIGYEMWVKQFGMVINNILHSAASTKKDSGGLYRAGFVPREFMDKPTLGPHLRAYGIRPTAFLHAAIGNSGLSLMQLEEVVLQTYLTEADLTVNLAEYLNRHSGMRDFIYVYYSAVDSLMHRYNANDTRVMLQFSVFSTLFERGFIQNLSPEVAKETLLIFTADHGSIATPQYDRFDLANHPALSSHLVMQPTCENRLAFLYIKPGQVGEVRDYFAKTWPNDFYLIEPAQALEIGLFGAGPYVEDVLDRLGDLIVVTRGDAYLWWSDRPNLMEGRHGGLHASEMLVPFFALPLGNLL, via the coding sequence ATGCCAGATTTAACAGCGCAAATTTTACCGAGAATAATTGATCATCGCTTTCAGGGATTGCCGCATGGCGATAACCTGGTGATGCCAAATTATGAAGGTCTTTCACTGGTCAACCTGCCCGCAACGGTGACCCGGTTGCTGGGTGTCCCTGAGTTCAGCGGGCCGTCTTTAAATACGGAGATCCTGAAACATATCGACGGTCCCTATCAGAAAGTCATCTTATTACTGGTAGACGCAATGGGTTATGACCTGTTCAAGCACGCGATCAGACCTGAACCTGGATTAATTTGGGAGCGATATTTTGATCGGGGTGTGTTCAGCCCGATCACCAGCATTTGCCCGAGCACAACCGCCTCAGCCTTAACCACCCTGTGGACAGGCGTTGGATCTGCAGCGCACGGGATTATCGGCTATGAAATGTGGGTCAAACAATTCGGCATGGTGATCAATAACATTCTGCATTCAGCCGCTAGCACAAAAAAGGATTCCGGTGGATTGTACCGTGCCGGTTTTGTACCAAGAGAATTTATGGATAAGCCGACCCTGGGTCCCCATCTGCGTGCCTATGGCATCAGACCAACCGCTTTTCTTCACGCTGCCATTGGCAATTCAGGGTTGTCCCTGATGCAGTTGGAGGAGGTTGTCCTGCAGACTTACCTGACCGAAGCCGACCTTACTGTCAACCTGGCGGAATACCTGAATCGTCACAGCGGAATGCGGGATTTTATTTATGTCTATTATTCTGCTGTGGATTCGCTCATGCACCGCTACAATGCAAACGACACCCGGGTTATGCTTCAGTTCTCGGTTTTTTCAACGCTTTTTGAGCGCGGGTTCATCCAAAATTTATCTCCTGAGGTTGCTAAAGAGACCCTGTTGATTTTTACAGCAGATCATGGCTCGATCGCCACACCCCAGTATGATCGGTTTGACCTGGCCAACCATCCTGCGTTAAGCTCCCACCTGGTGATGCAGCCCACCTGTGAAAACCGGTTGGCGTTTTTGTATATCAAACCCGGTCAGGTCGGCGAGGTGCGCGATTATTTTGCGAAAACCTGGCCGAATGATTTTTATTTAATTGAGCCAGCCCAGGCGCTTGAGATCGGGTTGTTTGGTGCGGGACCTTATGTTGAGGATGTGCTTGACCGGCTGGGAGATTTAATTGTTGTCACCCGGGGAGATGCCTACTTGTGGTGGTCGGATCGACCCAATTTAATGGAAGGGCGACACGGCGGTTTACACGCAAGCGAGATGCTGGTGCCCTTTTTTGCGCTACCCCTGGGCAATCTTCTCTGA